From Sphingopyxis sp. USTB-05, the proteins below share one genomic window:
- a CDS encoding DedA family protein, translated as MTDFILNLIQSWGYVGIFILMFLENVFPPIPSEVIMGLGGIAVAKGHFDFWTLVAVAVAGTTAGNWIWYGIGRWIGYERLKPFIDRHGRWLTLDWAEVERLHAFFLKYGPAIVFIARFMPVARTMVSLPAGMVKMNQAKFLVWTAAGSTVWIAALAGAGNWFGGKFANLDAFVGPVALVAIGSLVVIYIYRVITWKPKQAN; from the coding sequence ATGACCGACTTCATCCTGAACCTGATACAGAGTTGGGGCTATGTGGGGATTTTCATCCTCATGTTCCTCGAGAATGTGTTCCCGCCGATCCCATCCGAGGTGATCATGGGGCTTGGCGGCATCGCGGTCGCGAAGGGTCATTTCGATTTCTGGACGCTCGTCGCGGTCGCCGTTGCGGGAACGACCGCGGGCAACTGGATCTGGTACGGCATCGGCCGCTGGATCGGTTACGAACGGCTCAAACCCTTCATCGACCGCCACGGACGCTGGCTGACGCTCGACTGGGCGGAGGTCGAGCGACTGCACGCTTTCTTCCTGAAATATGGACCCGCGATCGTCTTCATCGCGCGCTTCATGCCCGTCGCGCGGACAATGGTGTCGCTGCCCGCAGGTATGGTAAAGATGAACCAGGCAAAATTCTTGGTTTGGACCGCCGCCGGATCGACGGTCTGGATCGCCGCGCTCGCGGGCGCGGGCAATTGGTTCGGTGGAAAGTTCGCGAACCTCGACGCCTTTGTCGGCCCCGTCGCGCTCGTCGCGATCGGATCGCTTGTGGTGATCTATATCTACCGCGTCATCACCTGGAAGCCCAAGCAGGCGAACTAG
- a CDS encoding TetR/AcrR family transcriptional regulator — protein sequence MNAADTRHRILMTAMELFWEKGYLSTSVSDILSRSQVHSGSLYHFFPGKQDVLVGVLELYRDGIDEMLLAPNWEGVDDPIERIFALLAGYRTHLIVTDCTYGCPIGSLALEIHEPDPVVRDLMAANFTNWSTAIAGCFDAAAGRLPKDADRKALGEFVLTVMEGAVMQARTYRDIGYFDRNIAVLRDYITSLMATAKDESFA from the coding sequence ATGAACGCAGCCGACACGCGTCACCGCATCCTGATGACCGCGATGGAGCTGTTCTGGGAGAAGGGCTATCTCTCGACCTCGGTCTCCGACATATTGTCGCGCAGCCAGGTCCATTCGGGCAGCCTCTATCATTTCTTCCCGGGCAAGCAGGACGTCCTCGTCGGCGTACTCGAACTTTATCGCGACGGGATCGACGAGATGCTGCTGGCGCCGAACTGGGAGGGTGTGGACGATCCGATAGAGCGCATTTTTGCGCTGCTCGCCGGCTATCGCACGCATCTGATCGTCACCGACTGCACCTATGGCTGTCCGATCGGCAGCCTCGCTCTCGAGATTCACGAGCCCGACCCGGTGGTGCGCGACCTGATGGCGGCCAATTTCACCAACTGGTCCACCGCGATTGCCGGCTGCTTCGACGCTGCGGCAGGCCGGCTGCCGAAGGACGCCGACCGCAAGGCGCTCGGCGAATTCGTGCTGACGGTGATGGAGGGTGCGGTGATGCAGGCGCGCACATACCGCGACATCGGTTATTTCGATCGTAACATTGCTGTATTACGCGACTATATCACATCGTTGATGGCGACGGCAAAGGATGAAAGCTTCGCCTGA
- a CDS encoding DUF4287 domain-containing protein translates to MADEFEKMGERLRAKTGKGLDEWVAATRATGISGHMALVNHLKSEHGLGHGYANMIVHAANASSSLSQDGDALVEAAFDGARAHWRPLYDRLIALVQGFGDDVELAPKKGYVSLRRKKQFALLQPSTKDRFDIGLALKGEELTGKLELAGSWNAMVSHRVRIAADEADDRVAAWLRAAYDRAG, encoded by the coding sequence ATGGCCGACGAATTCGAGAAGATGGGCGAAAGACTCCGTGCCAAGACTGGCAAGGGGCTGGACGAATGGGTCGCCGCGACGCGCGCGACCGGCATTTCCGGCCATATGGCACTGGTGAATCACCTCAAATCCGAACATGGCCTCGGGCACGGCTACGCCAATATGATCGTCCATGCCGCGAACGCGTCGTCATCGCTGTCGCAGGACGGCGACGCGTTGGTCGAAGCTGCGTTCGACGGCGCGAGGGCGCATTGGCGTCCGCTATATGACCGGCTGATCGCGCTCGTTCAGGGTTTCGGCGATGATGTCGAGTTGGCGCCAAAGAAGGGCTATGTCAGCCTGCGTCGCAAAAAACAGTTCGCGCTGCTCCAGCCGTCGACCAAGGATCGCTTCGACATTGGCCTCGCGCTGAAGGGCGAGGAACTGACGGGAAAGCTCGAACTTGCGGGGAGCTGGAACGCGATGGTCTCGCATCGCGTCCGTATCGCCGCCGACGAGGCAGATGACCGGGTAGCAGCCTGGCTCCGCGCCGCCTATGATCGCGCCGGATAG
- a CDS encoding penicillin-binding protein activator has product MFESGMTLKMAETVAQRQNNAPARRQMLRGLGVAAMAGLLAACQVVPKSNGPATPPPPTNPDDNVGPGLPTDTDRHRVALLVPQTGPNADVGTAIANATTLALLDSRTERVRITTYDTALGAAAAARQAVADGNKLILGPLLSEDVTAVAPVAREAKVPVLSFSNDSSVAGNGVFIMGFVPGQSVERVVAFSRAKGHQRFGALVPKNVYGDRSAAAFRAAVAQAGGTLVAVESYDRSATALTGAARRIANAGAMDAVLIADSGGNAIRAVPVIKTTGNKQILGTELWNTDAALGSSAVMRGSWFASVSDGLYGQLATKYRTRFGKAPYRLASLGYDSVLLTVRIARDWKPGTNFPANRLLAADGFGGIDGIFRFSNRGIAERALEVSEIGAGGFRVVDPAPTKW; this is encoded by the coding sequence ATGTTCGAATCTGGCATGACGCTGAAAATGGCAGAAACTGTCGCCCAGCGCCAAAATAATGCACCGGCCCGCCGCCAAATGTTGCGCGGGCTGGGTGTGGCGGCGATGGCGGGTCTGCTCGCGGCGTGTCAGGTCGTGCCCAAGTCGAACGGCCCGGCGACCCCGCCGCCGCCGACAAACCCGGACGACAATGTCGGCCCCGGCCTTCCCACTGACACCGATCGCCATCGCGTTGCGCTACTCGTCCCGCAAACGGGCCCGAATGCTGACGTGGGTACGGCGATCGCCAATGCGACGACGCTGGCGCTGCTCGACTCGCGCACCGAACGCGTGCGCATCACCACTTATGACACCGCACTCGGCGCCGCCGCGGCGGCGCGGCAAGCGGTCGCCGACGGCAATAAGCTGATCCTCGGCCCCCTGCTCAGCGAAGACGTCACCGCAGTCGCGCCGGTCGCACGCGAAGCGAAGGTGCCGGTGCTAAGCTTCTCGAACGACAGCAGCGTTGCGGGCAACGGCGTTTTTATCATGGGCTTCGTTCCCGGCCAGTCGGTCGAACGCGTCGTCGCCTTTTCGCGCGCCAAGGGGCATCAGCGTTTCGGCGCTCTCGTTCCCAAGAATGTTTATGGCGACCGTTCGGCCGCAGCGTTCCGCGCTGCGGTGGCCCAGGCGGGCGGCACGCTCGTCGCGGTGGAAAGCTATGACCGCAGCGCGACCGCGCTGACGGGCGCGGCGCGGCGGATCGCCAACGCCGGCGCGATGGACGCGGTGCTGATTGCCGACAGCGGCGGCAATGCGATCCGCGCCGTTCCCGTGATCAAGACGACGGGGAACAAGCAAATCCTGGGCACGGAACTCTGGAACACCGACGCGGCGCTCGGCAGCAGCGCGGTGATGCGCGGGTCGTGGTTCGCCAGCGTCTCGGACGGCCTCTACGGCCAACTCGCGACCAAATATCGCACGCGCTTCGGAAAGGCGCCGTATCGGCTCGCGAGTCTCGGTTACGACTCGGTGCTGTTGACGGTACGCATCGCGCGCGATTGGAAACCGGGTACCAATTTCCCGGCGAACCGCTTGCTCGCTGCCGACGGTTTCGGCGGTATCGACGGCATTTTCCGCTTCAGCAATCGCGGGATCGCCGAGCGTGCGCTCGAGGTTAGCGAGATCGGCGCAGGCGGCTTCCGCGTCGTCGATCCCGCGCCGACAAAATGGTAG
- a CDS encoding addiction module antidote protein has translation MAPTPSVKAKALTKEANDGTGNTPFDPADYLEAAEDIHYYLEAAMEGNDAKHIASALGDVARSKGMTEIARQTGLGRQALYNALSKNGNSTLKTLTAVLDALGLQLSVQPMVA, from the coding sequence CTGGCCCCAACTCCTAGCGTCAAAGCCAAGGCGCTGACAAAGGAAGCAAATGATGGCACGGGGAACACTCCCTTTGACCCGGCGGACTATCTCGAAGCCGCTGAGGACATCCACTATTATTTAGAGGCGGCGATGGAGGGAAATGATGCAAAGCACATCGCCAGCGCGCTAGGGGATGTTGCGCGATCGAAGGGAATGACCGAAATCGCACGGCAAACCGGACTCGGAAGACAAGCGCTCTACAACGCGCTTTCCAAGAACGGAAATTCCACGCTGAAGACGCTGACAGCAGTTCTTGACGCGCTTGGCCTGCAATTATCGGTACAACCCATGGTTGCCTGA
- the gshB gene encoding glutathione synthase, translated as MTLRAAVQMDPMDGINIGGDSSFHLILKALERGYELYHYDVRGLTWEAGRLTTKAHRIIEAQREAGAHYKFGDEVLLDLGRDIDVVLMRQDPPFDLGYLTGTWLLERIAGETLVVNDPVSVRNAPEKVFVLDFPEFMPPTMVTRELDAVKDFQARHGAVVIKPLHGNGGKAVFKIDADGGNLGALVELFGQVWPEPFMVQQFLPSVSKGDKRIVLVDGEVAGAINRKPGEGEFRSNLAVGGYAEAAELTPREQEICDVLGPQLRERGLVFVGIDVIGGEWLTEINVTSPTGIVAIDRFNNSDTAGMIWDAIKRRIG; from the coding sequence ATGACCCTGCGCGCCGCGGTACAAATGGACCCGATGGATGGTATCAATATCGGGGGCGACAGCAGTTTCCACCTGATCCTGAAGGCGCTCGAACGCGGTTACGAGCTTTATCATTATGACGTGCGCGGATTGACGTGGGAGGCCGGGCGGTTGACGACGAAAGCGCACCGCATCATCGAGGCGCAACGTGAGGCAGGCGCGCACTACAAGTTCGGCGATGAAGTGCTGCTCGACCTAGGCCGCGATATCGACGTCGTCCTGATGCGACAGGATCCGCCCTTCGACCTCGGTTACCTCACCGGCACCTGGCTGCTAGAACGCATCGCGGGCGAGACGCTGGTGGTGAACGACCCGGTCTCGGTCCGCAACGCGCCGGAAAAAGTGTTCGTGCTCGATTTCCCCGAGTTCATGCCGCCGACGATGGTGACGCGCGAACTCGACGCGGTGAAGGATTTTCAGGCCCGCCACGGCGCCGTGGTGATCAAGCCGCTCCACGGCAATGGCGGCAAGGCGGTGTTCAAGATCGACGCCGACGGCGGCAACCTCGGCGCGCTTGTCGAACTGTTCGGACAGGTGTGGCCCGAACCTTTCATGGTGCAGCAGTTCCTGCCGAGCGTCAGCAAGGGCGACAAGCGCATCGTGCTCGTCGACGGCGAGGTCGCGGGCGCGATCAACCGCAAACCCGGCGAAGGCGAATTCCGTTCGAACCTGGCAGTCGGCGGCTATGCCGAGGCGGCCGAACTCACTCCGCGCGAGCAGGAAATCTGCGACGTGCTCGGCCCGCAACTGCGCGAACGCGGGCTGGTCTTCGTCGGTATCGACGTCATCGGCGGCGAATGGCTGACCGAAATCAACGTCACGTCGCCCACCGGGATCGTTGCGATCGACCGTTTCAACAACAGCGATACGGCGGGAATGATCTGGGACGCGATTAAGCGGCGGATCGGCTGA
- the infC gene encoding translation initiation factor IF-3, translated as MTRRPMAPMPPKNGPRYNEFISSPKVRVIDEEGENLGVMLTAEAIEQAAEVGLDLVEVSPNADPPVCKFLDVGKFKYEAQKKANLARKSQKTQEIKEIKMRPNIDDHDFDVKMKKVFDFLEEGDKVKMTMRFRGREMSHTQLGLNVLQRVAELTAEIAKVEAHPRTEGRQMLMVIAPK; from the coding sequence ATGACCCGTCGCCCAATGGCACCGATGCCGCCGAAAAACGGCCCGCGTTACAATGAATTCATCTCCTCTCCGAAAGTTCGTGTGATCGACGAGGAAGGTGAAAATCTGGGCGTAATGCTGACGGCCGAAGCGATCGAGCAGGCGGCCGAGGTGGGTCTCGACCTGGTGGAGGTCTCTCCGAACGCCGATCCGCCGGTGTGCAAATTCCTCGACGTCGGCAAGTTCAAATATGAGGCGCAGAAGAAGGCGAACCTCGCACGCAAGAGCCAGAAGACGCAGGAAATCAAAGAGATCAAGATGCGCCCGAACATCGACGATCATGATTTCGATGTGAAGATGAAGAAGGTCTTCGACTTCCTTGAGGAAGGCGACAAGGTCAAGATGACCATGCGCTTTCGCGGCCGCGAAATGAGCCACACGCAGCTTGGCCTCAACGTGCTTCAGCGTGTTGCCGAACTGACCGCCGAGATCGCGAAGGTCGAAGCGCACCCGCGTACCGAAGGCCGTCAGATGCTGATGGTGATCGCGCCGAAATAA
- the rsmI gene encoding 16S rRNA (cytidine(1402)-2'-O)-methyltransferase, with product MPDSNISDSPLPGLYIVATPIGNLGDITPRAAKTLASAGVIAAEDTRVTAKLLSHLGLRVPMTPYHDHSDERTRAALVARMEQEVVVLVSDAGTPLISDPGYKLVRDARAAGRHVTTLPGPCAAIAAITLSGLPSDRFLFAGFLPNKAKARADTLAEFAALRATLVFYESGPRLSASLSAMAEGLGDREAAVAREISKMFEECVTGTLTELSARYADAPPRGEIVVIVGPPGEIVAEAADDATLDAALRDAMADKPVAQAAKAVAKRFGLDRHDVYARALTLKEQA from the coding sequence ATGCCAGATTCGAACATCTCAGATTCTCCCTTGCCCGGTCTCTATATCGTCGCGACGCCCATCGGCAACCTTGGCGACATCACCCCGCGTGCCGCCAAAACGCTCGCCTCCGCTGGCGTGATCGCCGCAGAGGATACGCGCGTGACCGCGAAACTGCTGTCGCATCTGGGTTTGCGTGTTCCGATGACCCCCTATCATGATCATAGCGACGAACGCACCCGCGCCGCGCTGGTTGCGCGAATGGAGCAAGAAGTTGTCGTTTTGGTGTCGGACGCCGGCACCCCGTTGATTTCGGACCCCGGCTACAAGCTCGTCCGGGATGCGCGTGCGGCGGGACGGCATGTGACGACCCTGCCCGGCCCCTGCGCCGCGATTGCCGCTATCACGCTGTCGGGCCTGCCGAGCGACCGTTTCCTGTTCGCGGGCTTCCTGCCCAACAAGGCAAAGGCGCGCGCCGACACTCTCGCCGAATTCGCGGCGCTGCGCGCCACTCTGGTCTTTTACGAAAGCGGTCCACGGCTGTCGGCGTCGCTTTCCGCGATGGCCGAAGGGCTCGGCGATCGCGAGGCGGCGGTCGCGCGCGAGATCAGCAAGATGTTCGAGGAATGCGTCACTGGCACGCTGACCGAACTCTCTGCTCGCTACGCCGATGCGCCGCCCAGGGGCGAGATCGTCGTGATCGTCGGCCCGCCGGGCGAGATTGTGGCCGAGGCGGCCGACGATGCGACCCTCGATGCAGCGCTCCGCGACGCCATGGCCGACAAACCCGTCGCGCAGGCGGCAAAGGCGGTGGCGAAGCGCTTCGGGCTCGATCGCCATGACGTCTATGCACGCGCGCTGACACTGAAAGAGCAGGCTTGA
- a CDS encoding NRDE family protein, translated as MRAMCVVALAHQAHPDWPLILIGNRDEFHARPAAPLAEWGDGSGIIAGRDLQAGGTWLGVHRPSGRVVVVTNVRGAMPDPDKESRGALVVDLLRGEGRFADPAADDLPRFNAFNLFTVDGGARLLTNRPVPLIIPLESGVHALANEPVDAPCPRAERLRLALEAVVAAGAEPESLLDTLMKEDDPALFLRGDVYGTRASTLVAVSAGGDVRMIERRYEKGGRPAGTTALEFRIG; from the coding sequence ATGCGCGCAATGTGTGTCGTCGCCCTCGCCCACCAAGCCCATCCCGACTGGCCCCTCATTCTCATCGGCAATCGCGACGAGTTCCACGCGCGCCCCGCCGCGCCGCTCGCGGAATGGGGCGACGGCAGCGGGATCATCGCTGGCCGCGATCTTCAGGCCGGCGGCACCTGGCTTGGCGTCCACCGCCCCAGCGGCCGCGTCGTTGTCGTGACCAATGTGCGGGGCGCCATGCCCGATCCCGACAAGGAGTCGCGCGGCGCGCTGGTGGTCGACCTGCTGCGCGGCGAAGGGCGCTTCGCCGACCCTGCGGCCGACGACCTGCCGCGCTTCAACGCGTTCAACCTGTTCACGGTGGACGGCGGCGCGCGGCTGCTGACCAATCGCCCCGTCCCGTTGATCATCCCGCTGGAGTCCGGCGTCCACGCGCTCGCCAACGAGCCGGTCGACGCCCCCTGCCCGCGCGCCGAGCGTCTGCGCCTCGCGCTGGAGGCCGTGGTCGCAGCGGGCGCCGAGCCGGAGAGCCTGCTTGATACGCTGATGAAAGAAGACGACCCCGCACTGTTCCTGCGCGGCGACGTCTATGGCACGCGCGCTTCGACGCTCGTCGCGGTTTCGGCGGGCGGCGACGTCCGGATGATCGAGCGGCGATACGAAAAGGGCGGCCGTCCCGCTGGAACGACCGCCCTCGAATTTCGTATCGGCTGA
- a CDS encoding S10 family peptidase, producing MKTGLSLIALALAAAAPAALYAQDKPADEKAKAEKPTDYEPQVRTTKLSGTFGGQRINYAATIGETIIKNKDGVPEVAVVTTSYVKEPRDPNRPITFLFNGGPGSGTVWLMMGAFGPKRVAIPGNGTDDGAPPYPIVDNPDALLDVTDVVFIDPPGTGFSHLIGKADPKDYYGVTQDAKLVAEVIRRWLNDNGRWNSPKYLGGESYGTTRSAAVANQLMNETYNDVALNGIILISTVLDFAAGADTPGNELSPITNLPSMAVTALYHGKATASSPEAFAEEARQWAIGPYATALLKGQKLQGEERAAIRRELSRFTGLSETFLENADLRVTPSRFYKELLRDRGLTVGRLDSRYTGKDYDSAGESPDNDPSFYGIDASYTAAINSWSRDGLGFKTDREYQSIGRIGGQWDWRIGDRDSNSYLNVAPYIGQALRENSGLKVLVAQGYYDFATPFFAAEYALSRTGIPQDRIQYTYYGAGHMMYIRDEDRHKLSADIRAFIRAR from the coding sequence ATGAAAACAGGTCTGTCGCTTATCGCCCTGGCGCTTGCCGCCGCCGCGCCCGCCGCCCTTTACGCGCAGGACAAGCCTGCCGACGAGAAGGCCAAGGCCGAAAAGCCCACCGATTATGAACCGCAGGTTCGCACCACCAAGCTGTCGGGGACATTCGGCGGACAGCGGATCAACTATGCCGCAACGATCGGCGAGACGATCATCAAGAATAAGGACGGCGTGCCCGAAGTCGCGGTCGTCACCACTTCATACGTCAAGGAACCGCGCGATCCCAATCGGCCGATTACCTTCCTGTTCAACGGCGGCCCGGGGTCGGGCACCGTCTGGTTGATGATGGGGGCGTTCGGGCCCAAGCGCGTGGCGATCCCCGGCAATGGCACCGACGACGGCGCTCCGCCCTATCCGATCGTCGACAATCCCGACGCGCTGCTCGATGTCACCGACGTCGTGTTCATCGACCCGCCGGGTACCGGCTTCTCGCACCTGATCGGCAAGGCGGACCCAAAGGATTATTACGGCGTCACGCAGGACGCAAAGCTGGTTGCCGAGGTGATCCGCCGCTGGCTCAACGACAATGGCCGCTGGAACAGCCCCAAATATCTTGGCGGCGAAAGCTATGGCACGACGCGTTCGGCCGCGGTCGCCAACCAGTTGATGAACGAGACATATAATGATGTCGCGCTGAACGGGATCATCCTGATCTCCACCGTGCTCGATTTTGCCGCGGGCGCCGATACGCCGGGCAATGAATTGTCGCCGATCACCAATCTGCCCTCGATGGCCGTGACCGCCCTCTATCACGGCAAGGCGACGGCTTCGTCGCCCGAAGCCTTTGCCGAGGAAGCACGGCAATGGGCGATCGGCCCCTATGCCACCGCACTGCTCAAGGGCCAGAAATTGCAGGGAGAGGAACGCGCCGCGATCCGCCGCGAATTGTCGCGCTTTACCGGCCTGTCCGAAACCTTCCTGGAAAATGCCGACCTGCGCGTCACGCCCAGCCGCTTCTACAAGGAATTGCTGCGCGACCGCGGGCTGACCGTCGGCCGGCTCGACAGCCGCTACACGGGCAAGGATTATGACAGCGCGGGCGAAAGCCCCGACAATGATCCAAGCTTTTATGGCATCGACGCAAGCTATACCGCGGCGATCAATAGCTGGAGCCGCGACGGGCTGGGGTTCAAGACCGACCGCGAATATCAATCGATCGGCCGGATCGGGGGTCAATGGGACTGGCGGATCGGCGACCGCGACAGCAACTCCTATCTGAATGTCGCGCCCTATATCGGGCAGGCGCTACGCGAGAATTCGGGGCTGAAGGTGCTGGTCGCACAGGGCTATTATGATTTCGCGACGCCCTTTTTCGCCGCCGAATATGCGCTGTCGCGCACCGGCATCCCCCAGGACCGCATCCAATATACCTATTATGGGGCGGGTCACATGATGTATATCCGCGACGAGGACCGCCATAAATTGTCGGCGGATATCCGGGCCTTCATTCGGGCGCGCTAA
- the uvrB gene encoding excinuclease ABC subunit UvrB — MAIQIRTSLDEIDTAEGYVPHRPARPDKVEGGKRFELVSDYEPAGDQPTAIKELVSTALDGERDQVLLGVTGSGKTFTMAKVIDELQRPALILAPNKILAAQLYGEFKSFFPNNAVEYFVSYYDYYQPEAYVPRSDTYIEKESSVNEAIDRMRHSATRALLERDDVIIVASVSCLYGIGSVETYSAMIFDLKKGQVADNREIIRKLVALQYKRNDQAFARGNFRVRGDSLEIFPSHYEDMAWRVSFFGDEIEEITEFDPLTGKKIANLNYVRVYANSHYVTPGPTLKQASEAIRHELAERLKELEAEGRLLEAQRLEQRTNFDLEMIAATGSCAGIENYSRFLTGRLPGEPPPTLFEYLPDNALLFVDESHQTIPQIGAMSKGDHRRKITLAEYGFRLPSCIDNRPLRFAEWDMMRPQTVSVSATPGTWEMDRTQGVFAEQVIRPTGLIDPPVFIKPVEEQVDDLIAEAKATAAAGYRTLVTTLTKRMAEDLTEFLHEAGLKVRYMHSDVETLERIEIIRDLRLGVFDVLVGINLLREGLDIPECGLVAILDADKEGFLRSETSLVQTIGRAARNVDGRVILYADRITGSMERAMRETDRRREKQEAYNAEHGITPTTIKRNIGDIIAHVASKDQVTIDIGDDKPAHMVGHNLRAYIQELEKKMRDAAADLEFEEAGRLRDEIRKLEADELGLPADEQVAPRVGRSNEGKPGTRKGRFGKQSKTKWGR, encoded by the coding sequence ATGGCAATTCAGATTCGTACATCGCTCGATGAAATCGATACGGCCGAGGGTTATGTCCCGCACCGTCCGGCACGCCCCGACAAGGTCGAAGGCGGCAAACGATTCGAGTTAGTTAGCGACTATGAGCCCGCCGGCGACCAACCGACGGCGATCAAGGAACTGGTGTCGACGGCGCTCGACGGGGAGCGCGATCAGGTACTGCTCGGCGTCACCGGTTCGGGCAAGACCTTCACCATGGCGAAAGTCATCGACGAGTTGCAGCGCCCGGCGCTGATCCTCGCGCCGAACAAGATCCTGGCGGCGCAGCTCTATGGTGAGTTCAAGAGCTTCTTTCCGAACAATGCGGTCGAATATTTCGTCAGCTATTACGACTATTACCAGCCAGAGGCCTATGTGCCGCGGTCCGACACCTATATCGAGAAGGAGTCGAGCGTAAACGAGGCGATCGACCGCATGCGCCACTCGGCGACGCGTGCGTTGCTCGAACGCGACGACGTCATCATCGTCGCCTCGGTATCGTGCCTCTATGGCATCGGCTCGGTCGAAACCTATTCGGCAATGATCTTCGATTTGAAGAAGGGTCAGGTCGCCGATAACCGCGAAATCATTCGCAAGCTTGTCGCGCTGCAATATAAACGCAACGATCAGGCATTCGCGCGCGGCAATTTTCGCGTGCGCGGCGACAGCCTCGAAATCTTCCCCTCGCACTATGAGGACATGGCGTGGCGCGTCAGTTTCTTCGGCGACGAGATCGAGGAAATCACCGAATTCGACCCGCTGACGGGCAAGAAGATCGCAAATCTCAACTATGTCCGCGTTTATGCGAACAGCCACTATGTAACCCCCGGCCCGACGCTGAAGCAGGCGTCGGAGGCGATCCGCCACGAGCTTGCTGAGCGGCTAAAGGAACTTGAAGCCGAAGGACGACTGCTCGAAGCCCAAAGGCTTGAACAGCGCACCAATTTCGACCTGGAGATGATTGCCGCGACCGGTAGCTGCGCGGGGATCGAGAATTACAGCCGTTTCCTGACCGGCCGCCTGCCCGGCGAGCCGCCGCCGACCCTGTTCGAATATCTGCCCGACAACGCCCTGCTCTTCGTCGACGAGAGCCACCAGACGATCCCACAGATCGGCGCGATGTCGAAGGGCGACCATCGCCGCAAGATCACCCTCGCCGAATATGGTTTCCGCCTGCCGAGCTGCATCGACAATCGTCCGCTGCGCTTTGCCGAATGGGACATGATGCGGCCGCAGACAGTGAGCGTATCGGCGACGCCCGGGACGTGGGAGATGGACCGTACGCAGGGCGTCTTCGCCGAACAGGTGATCCGCCCCACCGGCCTGATCGACCCGCCAGTGTTTATCAAGCCGGTCGAGGAGCAGGTTGACGACCTGATCGCCGAGGCAAAGGCGACCGCGGCGGCGGGATACCGCACGCTCGTCACGACACTGACGAAGCGCATGGCCGAGGATCTTACCGAATTCCTTCACGAAGCGGGGCTCAAGGTCCGCTACATGCACTCGGACGTCGAGACGCTCGAGCGTATCGAGATCATCCGCGACCTGCGGCTCGGGGTGTTCGACGTGCTGGTCGGGATCAACCTGCTGCGCGAGGGCCTCGACATTCCCGAATGCGGGCTCGTGGCGATCCTCGACGCCGACAAGGAAGGCTTTTTGCGCAGCGAAACCTCGCTCGTCCAGACCATCGGCCGCGCGGCGCGCAATGTCGACGGCCGCGTCATCCTCTACGCCGACCGCATCACCGGCAGCATGGAACGCGCGATGCGCGAGACCGACCGGCGCCGCGAAAAGCAGGAAGCGTATAACGCGGAGCACGGCATCACCCCGACGACGATCAAGCGCAACATCGGCGACATCATCGCGCATGTCGCGTCGAAGGATCAGGTGACGATCGACATCGGCGACGACAAGCCCGCGCACATGGTCGGCCATAATCTGCGCGCGTACATCCAGGAGCTCGAAAAGAAGATGCGCGACGCCGCCGCCGACCTGGAATTCGAAGAAGCGGGCCGACTGCGCGACGAAATCCGCAAGCTCGAAGCCGATGAACTCGGCCTGCCCGCGGACGAACAAGTCGCGCCGCGCGTCGGGCGCTCGAACGAGGGCAAGCCGGGGACACGCAAGGGGCGTTTTGGGAAGCAGAGCAAGACCAAATGGGGGCGGTGA
- a CDS encoding YraN family protein: protein MNRAAAEARGRKAERRAAWWLRLHGWRILGERLRVPVGEVDLVARRGRTVAFIEVKWRDRATDLDLAIDQYRLRRVAAAAEMLSPRFAGPRDDIRIDVMLLAPGRLPRHLVHVWQP from the coding sequence TTGAACCGCGCCGCCGCCGAAGCACGTGGGCGCAAGGCCGAGCGCCGCGCCGCATGGTGGCTGCGCCTTCACGGGTGGCGCATTTTGGGCGAGCGGCTCCGCGTGCCCGTCGGCGAAGTCGACCTTGTTGCGCGACGTGGGCGGACCGTCGCCTTTATCGAAGTCAAATGGCGCGATCGCGCCACCGATCTCGACCTTGCCATCGACCAATATCGCCTGCGCCGCGTCGCTGCAGCCGCCGAAATGCTGAGCCCGCGCTTCGCGGGACCACGCGACGATATCCGCATCGACGTGATGCTTCTTGCGCCAGGGCGCCTGCCACGCCATCTGGTCCACGTCTGGCAACCTTGA